One region of Deferrivibrio essentukiensis genomic DNA includes:
- the hfq gene encoding RNA chaperone Hfq, with protein sequence MYLYAQLEFVFLQNARVGDIPLLFIMSNKERFRGKIVDFDQYTIIIDDAGVKINIAKRDIATIASAKDVIDVEYISKTYYQAHKGRHPKHVRPPMQDIFLNEVRKSRSPIVAYLRNGVKVKGLLIGFDDYTMLTSFEDRQQLIYKTAVSTVYPLYQVGEIIKYDGERG encoded by the coding sequence ATGTATCTTTATGCACAACTTGAGTTTGTTTTTCTGCAAAATGCAAGGGTGGGCGATATCCCTTTGCTTTTTATTATGTCTAATAAAGAGCGTTTTAGAGGCAAAATCGTAGATTTCGATCAATATACTATTATAATTGATGATGCCGGTGTGAAGATTAATATTGCTAAAAGGGATATAGCTACAATAGCTTCTGCTAAAGACGTTATTGATGTGGAATATATAAGTAAGACTTATTATCAAGCTCACAAGGGCAGACATCCAAAGCATGTTAGGCCCCCTATGCAGGATATTTTTCTTAACGAAGTGCGTAAATCAAGGTCTCCTATTGTCGCTTATTTAAGAAATGGTGTAAAAGTAAAAGGGCTTTTAATCGGATTTGATGACTATACAATGCTGACATCTTTTGAAGATAGACAACAGCTAATTTATAAGACTGCTGTATCAACAGTTTATCCTCTGTATCAGGTTGGTGAAATAATTAAATACGATGGAGAGAGAGGGTAG
- a CDS encoding RluA family pseudouridine synthase, with translation MIKIQFSDIPVVYEDDFLVVINKPHGILVVEDRYDKNLPTLKSILKEKYGEIFVTHRLDFGTSGVMIFAKDTFVHKRINEQFEKGEVEKEYLALVKGTGFLPVTVMLPISKRNSKGRYKINFKSGRKAITTFLPIKEFKNTTLVKAIPLTGRTHQIRVHLKSIKFPLAKDFLYGEKSEDKRLTLMCSKMSFMHPKTEENLTFELNLSDFLSQAIS, from the coding sequence ATGATAAAGATTCAATTTTCTGATATTCCGGTTGTTTACGAAGATGATTTTTTGGTAGTGATTAACAAGCCTCACGGGATACTTGTAGTGGAGGATAGATATGATAAAAACCTCCCTACCCTAAAAAGTATATTAAAAGAAAAATATGGTGAGATTTTTGTTACACATAGGCTTGATTTCGGCACTTCCGGTGTAATGATATTTGCAAAGGACACATTTGTTCATAAAAGAATAAATGAACAGTTTGAAAAAGGGGAAGTTGAAAAAGAGTACTTGGCGCTGGTTAAAGGGACAGGTTTTCTTCCTGTAACAGTGATGTTGCCAATCTCAAAAAGAAACTCAAAAGGGAGATACAAAATTAACTTTAAATCGGGCAGGAAAGCCATAACAACATTTCTCCCAATAAAGGAATTTAAAAATACTACTCTTGTTAAGGCAATACCCTTAACAGGAAGAACTCATCAGATAAGAGTCCACTTGAAATCGATTAAATTCCCATTAGCAAAAGATTTCTTATATGGAGAGAAATCTGAAGATAAAAGATTGACCCTTATGTGTTCTAAAATGTCATTTATGCACCCTAAAACGGAAGAGAATTTGACTTTTGAACTGAATTTGTCTGACTTCTTAAGTCAAGCTATTTCTTGA
- a CDS encoding response regulator: protein MEKSEIKILVVDDEEHTRLGYAEVLKLEGYNVDAAENGLEGLKFAKNKSYDVIVTDLRMPEMDGAQFIENLRKFDKDVKVVVITAFGSFKSYKHLTSLGAVEYINKPVRAKDLKEAIIKVLSL from the coding sequence ATGGAGAAATCCGAAATAAAAATTTTAGTGGTGGATGACGAAGAGCATACAAGATTGGGGTATGCTGAAGTGTTGAAGCTTGAAGGTTATAATGTTGATGCCGCTGAGAATGGCTTAGAAGGGTTGAAGTTTGCCAAAAATAAAAGTTATGATGTGATCGTGACAGACCTTAGAATGCCTGAGATGGATGGTGCTCAATTCATTGAAAATTTAAGGAAATTTGACAAAGATGTAAAGGTGGTGGTTATCACAGCTTTTGGAAGCTTTAAATCATACAAACACCTTACTTCACTTGGTGCTGTAGAATATATAAATAAACCGGTAAGAGCAAAAGATTTAAAAGAAGCAATAATAAAAGTACTTAGTTTATAG